Proteins from a single region of Cherax quadricarinatus isolate ZL_2023a chromosome 89, ASM3850222v1, whole genome shotgun sequence:
- the HINT1 gene encoding adenosine 5'-monophosphoramidase HINT1: MDEVEAAHSAAPAGDNIFARILREEIPTKFIYQDDQCVAFHDVAPQAPVHFLVIPRKPIAMLSDAEDADEQLLGHLMVVARKLAKEQGLDKGFRLVLNNGKHGAQSVYHLHLHVLGGRQMHWPPG; the protein is encoded by the exons ATGGACGAGGTTGAGGCTGCACACTCTGCTGCTCCTGCAGGAGACAATATCTTCGCCAGGATCCTGCGGGAGGAGATCCCCACCAAGTTTATCTACCAGGACGACCAG TGTGTAGCGTTCCACGATGTagcaccacaagcaccagtaCACTTCTTGGTGATCCCTCGCAAGCCCATAGCAATGTTGTCGGATGCTGAAGATGCTGACGAACAG CTCTTGGGCCACTTGATGGTGGTGGCACGCAAGTTGGCAAAGGAACAGGGACTGGACAAAGGATTTCGTCTGGTGTTGAACAACGGCAAACACGGAGCTCAGAGTGTTTACCACCTGCACCTGCACGTCCTGGGTGGCAGACAGATGCACTGGCCACCTGGCTAG